In a single window of the Manis pentadactyla isolate mManPen7 chromosome 15 unlocalized genomic scaffold, mManPen7.hap1 SUPER_15_unloc_1, whole genome shotgun sequence genome:
- the LOC130678909 gene encoding uncharacterized protein LOC130678909 isoform X4: MAAPLHPAQIPQGVSWPCLVVSRVPQSWSRVVGYGPLSRWIPEAWATILARAGVRRHAEMSEPPVVPQKASPFSCFFWDADRQENVSGHCVGFRAPSFWPVPLVAVGTASSSQPWAVCMSLLEL, translated from the exons ATACCACAGGGGGTAAGCTGGCCCTGCCTGGTCGTGTCACGTGTCCCACAGTCCTGGAGCAGGGTCGTGGGCTACGGGCCGCTCTCGAGATG GATTCCTGAGGCCTGGGCCACGATCCTTGCCAGGGCAGGAGTCAGAAGGCACGCAGAAATGTCGGAGCCACCGGTGGTGCCCCAAAAAGCCAGTCCTTTTTCCTGCTTCTTCTGGGATGCTGATCGTCAAGAGAACGTCTCGGGTCACTGCGTAGGGTTCCGTGCTCCTTCCTTTTGGCCAGTTCCTCTCGTCGCGGTGGGCACGGCCTCCAGCTCACAGCCCTGGGCAGTGTGCATGAGTTTGCTGGAACtttaa